The proteins below come from a single Halobacillus salinarum genomic window:
- the ilvE gene encoding branched-chain-amino-acid transaminase — protein MSSQWIYLSGEYVNKNEAVVSVYDHGFLYGDGVFEGIRVYEGNIFKLEEHLNRLYDSAKSIMLNIPYEKEELEEIIAETVRKNQLETAYIRVVVSRGSGNLGLDPTSCANPRVVVIAEALALFPKELYERGVRLASVSSRRNRPDVLPPQVKSLNYLNNILVKMEANQAGVDEALMLNDQGYVTEGSADNIFIVKNGTIFTPPTYLGALEGITRNAIIDLAKEKGYDVKEQPFTRHDVYVADEVFLTGTAAEVIAVVEVDQRQVGDGKPGAVTSHLLSEFRKITTTDGVKVYSTEDKVQVS, from the coding sequence ATGAGCAGCCAATGGATTTATTTAAGTGGCGAATATGTCAATAAAAATGAAGCCGTCGTGTCTGTATATGATCATGGTTTCTTATATGGAGACGGGGTGTTTGAAGGCATTCGCGTCTACGAAGGCAACATATTCAAGCTTGAAGAACATTTAAACCGGCTTTATGATTCTGCAAAATCTATCATGCTCAATATCCCATATGAAAAGGAGGAGCTGGAAGAGATTATTGCAGAAACAGTCCGTAAGAATCAATTGGAAACAGCTTATATTCGTGTTGTTGTTTCCAGAGGCTCAGGTAATTTAGGACTTGATCCTACAAGCTGCGCTAATCCAAGAGTGGTTGTCATCGCTGAAGCACTCGCTTTATTTCCTAAAGAACTTTATGAAAGAGGGGTACGGCTTGCTTCTGTCTCAAGCCGCCGGAACCGGCCGGATGTTCTGCCGCCTCAAGTGAAATCATTAAATTATTTAAATAATATTTTAGTAAAAATGGAAGCAAATCAAGCTGGAGTGGATGAGGCTTTGATGCTGAATGACCAGGGATATGTCACGGAAGGATCGGCTGATAATATATTTATTGTTAAAAACGGTACGATCTTTACACCTCCTACTTATTTAGGAGCTTTAGAAGGAATAACACGAAATGCCATCATCGACCTGGCCAAGGAAAAAGGATATGACGTAAAAGAGCAGCCGTTTACCCGTCATGATGTGTATGTAGCAGATGAAGTGTTCTTAACCGGTACAGCTGCTGAAGTCATAGCGGTTGTTGAAGTAGACCAAAGACAGGTAGGAGACGGAAAACCAGGAGCTGTAACAAGCCATTTATTGTCTGAATTTAGAAAAATCACCACTACCGATGGTGTGAAAGTATATTCCACTGAAGATAAGGTACAGGTAAGCTGA
- the ilvC gene encoding ketol-acid reductoisomerase, which translates to MAKVFYHNDIQEEVLQNKKVAVVGYGSQGHAHAQNLKESGFDVVVGLRKGKSWNKAEEDGMEVKEVAEAVAASDVVMVLLPDEHQPAVFEEHIKPNLKAGAALAFAHGFNVHFKQVVPPSDVDVFLVAPKGPGHLVRRTFEDGAGVPSLIGVEQDVTGEAKNIALAYAKGIGSGRAGVLETSFQEETETDLFGEQAVLCGGLSSLVKAGFETLTEAGYQPEVAYFECMHELKLIVDLMYEGGLEYMRYSISDTAQWGDFVSGPRVIDEDTKARMKDVLSDIQTGKFAKGWILENKVNRPEFNAINDMENKHQIEKVGRELRELMPFVKKPQSKEKDVVTHGSR; encoded by the coding sequence ATGGCTAAAGTATTTTATCACAATGACATTCAAGAAGAGGTTCTCCAAAATAAGAAGGTAGCTGTAGTCGGTTATGGATCCCAAGGCCATGCCCACGCACAAAATCTAAAGGAAAGCGGATTTGACGTAGTCGTTGGCTTGAGAAAAGGAAAGTCCTGGAATAAAGCTGAAGAAGACGGTATGGAAGTGAAAGAGGTAGCTGAGGCTGTAGCTGCTTCAGACGTTGTAATGGTTCTTCTGCCAGATGAACATCAACCTGCTGTATTTGAAGAACATATTAAGCCAAATTTAAAAGCTGGAGCTGCCCTGGCTTTTGCTCATGGGTTTAATGTTCACTTTAAACAAGTTGTACCTCCGTCAGACGTGGACGTATTTTTAGTAGCTCCTAAGGGACCTGGACATCTTGTACGAAGGACTTTCGAAGATGGTGCCGGAGTACCGTCATTAATCGGCGTCGAGCAAGACGTCACAGGGGAAGCAAAAAATATTGCTTTAGCCTATGCAAAAGGAATTGGTTCAGGACGCGCTGGAGTTCTAGAAACGAGCTTCCAGGAAGAAACAGAAACGGATCTATTTGGTGAGCAGGCAGTCCTTTGCGGAGGTCTTTCCAGCCTTGTAAAAGCTGGGTTTGAAACCTTGACCGAAGCGGGTTATCAGCCTGAAGTTGCTTACTTTGAGTGCATGCATGAGTTAAAACTAATCGTTGACCTGATGTATGAAGGAGGACTGGAATACATGCGTTATTCCATCTCTGACACTGCTCAATGGGGTGACTTCGTATCTGGACCACGAGTCATTGACGAAGATACAAAAGCACGCATGAAAGATGTTCTTTCTGATATCCAAACAGGGAAATTTGCTAAAGGATGGATCCTTGAAAACAAAGTAAACCGTCCAGAATTTAATGCCATTAATGACATGGAAAATAAACATCAGATCGAAAAGGTGGGTAGAGAGCTGCGAGAATTAATGCCATTCGTTAAGAAACCTCAATCTAAAGAAAAGGATGTGGTTACACATGGCTCACGTTAA
- a CDS encoding 2-isopropylmalate synthase, producing MAHVKVFDTTLRDGEQSAGVNLNRLEKIEIAKQLERLGVDIMEAGFPASSQGDFEAVKEIADTVRGCSVTGLARANKKDIDMAWEALKGGAEPRLHIFLATSPVHMTHKLKKTPEEVVETAVEAVSYAKEKFPYVQWSAEDACRTDLDFLVHIVEKVIDAGATVINLPDTVGYTTPDEYGKLFDYVKNNVPNIHKAALSAHCHDDLGMAVSNSLAAIEHGATQIEGTINGIGERAGNAALEEIAVALQIRQDRFDFQTNLVLKEIKRTSDLVSKLTGMMVPGNKAVVGRNAFAHESGIHQDGVLKESTTYEIITPAMVGIDSNRMVLGKHSGRHAFKQKAESFGFELTEEKLKEAFTSFKNLTGKKKEVTDDDVFAILTDTQTAYEDQPKYELKAFQVQYGSINKPTATILLTRPDGEEVERANTGEGSVEAIYNTLDDLIDEDVHLQDYQLNSIGRGRDALAEVHVQLTVNGRKTAGRGSAQDVLEASAQAFLNAVNRTLINYQTSAVQQA from the coding sequence ATGGCTCACGTTAAAGTTTTCGACACCACCCTGCGAGATGGAGAACAGTCAGCAGGTGTCAATTTGAACCGTCTGGAAAAAATCGAAATTGCTAAACAATTGGAACGCCTTGGTGTAGACATCATGGAAGCAGGTTTTCCTGCTTCCTCCCAAGGAGACTTCGAAGCCGTTAAAGAAATTGCTGATACCGTTAGAGGATGTTCGGTTACTGGTTTAGCCAGAGCAAATAAAAAAGATATCGATATGGCCTGGGAGGCTTTAAAAGGCGGGGCAGAGCCGAGACTTCACATCTTTTTGGCCACTTCTCCCGTCCACATGACTCATAAACTAAAGAAGACTCCTGAAGAAGTGGTGGAAACCGCAGTTGAAGCTGTTTCCTACGCCAAGGAAAAGTTTCCCTATGTACAGTGGTCAGCCGAAGATGCCTGCCGCACAGATTTAGATTTTCTTGTTCATATTGTTGAAAAGGTCATTGATGCAGGTGCGACGGTTATTAATCTGCCGGATACGGTTGGTTATACGACACCGGATGAATATGGAAAATTGTTTGACTATGTGAAGAATAATGTTCCGAATATTCATAAAGCTGCGTTGTCTGCTCACTGTCACGATGATTTGGGAATGGCTGTCAGCAATTCACTTGCGGCCATCGAACACGGAGCCACACAGATTGAAGGAACGATCAATGGCATTGGGGAACGTGCAGGAAATGCTGCTCTTGAAGAAATCGCAGTGGCTTTGCAGATTCGCCAGGACCGATTTGACTTCCAAACCAACCTGGTCCTGAAGGAAATTAAGCGGACGAGTGATTTGGTCAGTAAGCTGACAGGTATGATGGTTCCTGGAAACAAGGCAGTTGTAGGTAGAAACGCGTTTGCTCATGAATCAGGGATTCACCAGGATGGAGTTCTTAAGGAATCGACGACCTATGAAATCATTACACCAGCCATGGTAGGCATTGACTCCAACCGAATGGTGCTTGGGAAACACTCTGGCAGACATGCGTTTAAGCAAAAAGCGGAATCGTTCGGTTTTGAACTGACGGAAGAAAAGTTAAAAGAAGCCTTTACTTCATTTAAAAATCTGACGGGCAAGAAAAAAGAAGTTACGGATGATGATGTATTTGCTATTTTAACAGATACCCAAACCGCATATGAAGATCAGCCTAAATATGAACTTAAAGCCTTCCAAGTTCAATATGGAAGCATTAATAAACCAACAGCTACTATTCTTCTTACCCGTCCTGACGGCGAAGAAGTGGAACGCGCGAATACGGGAGAAGGTAGCGTAGAAGCTATCTACAATACACTGGACGATCTCATTGATGAAGATGTCCATTTGCAGGACTATCAGCTGAATTCTATCGGAAGAGGAAGAGACGCACTTGCTGAAGTGCATGTCCAGCTTACTGTTAATGGAAGAAAAACGGCTGGGAGAGGCTCTGCTCAAGATGTGCTCGAAGCTTCAGCACAAGCTTTTCTTAATGCTGTAAACCGTACTTTAATCAATTACCAGACATCTGCCGTACAGCAAGCTTAA
- the leuC gene encoding 3-isopropylmalate dehydratase large subunit — MSQAKTIVEKIWDKHVVHREESKPDLIYIDLHLIHEVTSPQAFEGLRMSGRKVRRPENTFATMDHNVPTIHRHIIKDMVSKKQMETLEQNCKEFGVRLADIDHPDQGIVHVIGPELGLTQPGKTIVCGDSHTSTHGAFGALAFGIGTSEVEHVLATQTLWQTPPKTLQVKVDGELGTGVTAKDLILAVIGKYGVRFGTGYVIEYTGEAVHNLTMEERMTVCNMSIEAGARAGLISPDETTVEYLRGKRHVPKEEAFEQAAEEWLALASDEGCVYDETVEIHANEIEPQVTWGTNPSQCVPVSGQVPDPSAFRKEEDQDGVQRAIDYMGLEANQDIQSIPVEHVFIGSCTNSRLGDLRKAAEIVRGGRVHENVKAIVVPGSRSVKEAAEAEGLDTVFLTAGFEWRDAGCSMCLAMNDDVVPPGERCASTSNRNFEGRQGNGARTHLVSPEMAAAAALEGHFVDVRKYASAVGG, encoded by the coding sequence TTGAGTCAAGCGAAAACGATTGTAGAAAAAATATGGGATAAGCACGTTGTCCATAGAGAGGAGAGCAAGCCTGACCTCATTTATATTGACCTGCATTTGATCCATGAAGTAACTTCTCCTCAAGCGTTTGAAGGACTGCGGATGAGTGGTAGAAAAGTAAGAAGACCGGAAAATACTTTTGCTACAATGGATCATAATGTACCAACCATTCACCGCCACATTATTAAAGATATGGTGTCCAAAAAACAAATGGAAACTTTGGAACAAAACTGTAAGGAGTTCGGGGTTAGACTTGCTGATATAGACCATCCTGACCAGGGCATTGTGCACGTTATTGGTCCAGAGCTAGGACTTACTCAGCCGGGTAAGACGATTGTTTGTGGGGATAGTCATACCTCGACACACGGCGCTTTTGGCGCCTTGGCGTTTGGGATTGGTACAAGTGAAGTCGAGCACGTTCTCGCTACGCAGACGTTATGGCAGACTCCTCCAAAGACTTTGCAAGTGAAAGTGGATGGCGAACTTGGAACAGGAGTAACAGCTAAAGACCTTATTCTTGCGGTTATCGGAAAATATGGCGTTCGGTTCGGGACAGGTTATGTCATTGAATATACCGGCGAAGCTGTTCACAACTTAACGATGGAAGAGCGCATGACGGTCTGTAATATGTCGATTGAAGCAGGAGCACGGGCAGGATTGATCAGTCCAGACGAAACTACAGTGGAATATTTGCGAGGAAAACGTCACGTACCCAAAGAAGAAGCCTTTGAACAGGCAGCTGAAGAATGGCTTGCCCTTGCCTCAGATGAAGGGTGTGTCTATGATGAAACAGTTGAAATTCATGCTAATGAAATCGAACCTCAAGTTACGTGGGGAACTAATCCTTCACAATGCGTACCTGTAAGTGGACAAGTACCAGACCCATCTGCTTTTAGGAAGGAAGAAGACCAGGATGGTGTGCAAAGAGCTATCGATTACATGGGGCTGGAAGCGAATCAAGATATTCAATCCATTCCTGTGGAACACGTGTTCATTGGTTCCTGCACGAATTCACGATTGGGAGACTTAAGAAAAGCTGCTGAAATAGTGCGGGGCGGCAGAGTTCACGAAAATGTGAAGGCCATTGTAGTGCCAGGTTCAAGATCCGTAAAGGAAGCAGCGGAAGCGGAAGGACTTGATACGGTCTTTTTAACTGCTGGATTTGAATGGCGGGACGCAGGCTGCAGCATGTGTCTTGCCATGAATGACGATGTCGTTCCGCCAGGTGAACGCTGCGCATCCACTTCGAACAGGAATTTTGAAGGTCGCCAGGGAAATGGAGCAAGAACGCATTTAGTCAGTCCAGAAATGGCAGCAGCAGCAGCGCTTGAAGGGCACTTTGTGGATGTAAGAAAATACGCAAGTGCAGTAGGAGGTTAA
- a CDS encoding YjcZ family sporulation protein encodes MGFYGGFGGFGYGGGCGGCGYGGGFALIVVLFILLIIVGASFYY; translated from the coding sequence ATGGGCTTTTATGGTGGCTTTGGCGGTTTCGGCTACGGCGGCGGCTGCGGCGGATGTGGCTACGGCGGCGGATTCGCTCTAATCGTCGTATTGTTCATTCTTTTGATCATTGTCGGTGCATCTTTCTATTATTAA
- the ilvB gene encoding acetolactate synthase large subunit, protein MKVETKPMEQTTTRTGADLLVEALVDQGVETLFGYPGGAVLPIYDALYRAKGSFEHILPRHEQGAVHAAEGYARVSGRAGVVIGTSGPGATNLITGIADAMMDSIPLVIFTGQVAKGVIGTDAFQESDVMGITTPITKHNYQVQHIEELPRIVKEAFHIATTGRPGPVVVDIPKDICATVTEEKVESKFHLPGYQPTVKPNPLQINKLYEALKTAKKPVVLAGAGVIHSGGSEELKEFVRNYQLPVANTLLGLGSYPGSDDLSLGMAGMHGTYAANMALYECDLLINIGARFDDRLTGNLKHFAPQAKVAHIDIDPAEIGKNVPTHLPIVSDAKAALKSLNQKQIEPLDHQEWMEQQEKNKRDFPLWHDESGDGVVPQWLMKKVYDYTKGNAIVTTDVGQHQMWAAQYYHFERPNRWVTSGGLGTMGFGFPAAIGAQLGDMDSTVVAVVGDGGFQMTLQELSVLQERKLPVKVLIVNNQALGMVRQWQEKFYEQRYSESIIDVQPDFVKLAESYQIPGYKLETPEEVEEHLPKILKDSHPALIDCRVLQKENVYPMIAPGKGLHEMIGVKP, encoded by the coding sequence ATGAAGGTAGAGACAAAGCCGATGGAACAAACCACTACAAGGACTGGAGCAGATTTACTTGTAGAAGCTTTAGTAGATCAGGGAGTAGAGACCTTATTTGGTTACCCGGGAGGAGCGGTATTACCTATCTACGATGCTTTATACCGTGCAAAAGGGAGCTTTGAACATATCCTGCCACGGCATGAGCAAGGAGCTGTCCATGCGGCTGAAGGTTATGCAAGAGTCTCAGGTCGTGCCGGCGTTGTAATTGGAACTTCGGGTCCCGGGGCTACCAACCTGATTACAGGAATAGCGGATGCCATGATGGACTCCATTCCACTGGTTATCTTTACAGGGCAGGTAGCAAAAGGGGTAATTGGTACGGATGCTTTTCAGGAGTCAGATGTAATGGGAATTACGACCCCGATTACGAAACACAATTATCAAGTTCAGCATATTGAAGAATTGCCAAGAATAGTAAAAGAAGCCTTTCATATTGCAACTACCGGCCGACCAGGACCTGTCGTTGTGGATATTCCGAAAGATATATGCGCAACGGTAACGGAAGAAAAAGTGGAATCAAAGTTTCACTTGCCTGGTTATCAACCTACGGTAAAACCGAATCCGCTTCAAATCAACAAATTGTATGAAGCTCTAAAAACAGCGAAGAAACCTGTAGTTCTAGCAGGGGCTGGAGTTATTCATTCCGGCGGTTCTGAAGAGCTGAAGGAATTCGTTAGAAATTATCAGCTTCCTGTTGCCAACACCCTTCTTGGCTTAGGAAGCTACCCTGGAAGTGATGATCTTTCTCTTGGCATGGCAGGGATGCACGGGACTTATGCTGCGAATATGGCACTGTATGAATGTGATCTGCTTATTAATATCGGCGCAAGGTTTGATGACCGGTTGACCGGCAATCTTAAACATTTTGCACCGCAAGCAAAAGTAGCCCATATCGATATCGACCCAGCAGAGATTGGCAAGAATGTTCCCACTCACCTTCCAATTGTGTCCGATGCAAAAGCTGCTCTCAAATCCTTAAACCAAAAGCAAATCGAGCCGCTGGATCATCAGGAGTGGATGGAACAGCAGGAAAAGAACAAAAGGGATTTCCCACTGTGGCATGATGAATCAGGCGATGGTGTGGTTCCTCAATGGCTGATGAAAAAAGTTTATGACTATACAAAAGGGAATGCCATTGTGACCACTGATGTTGGCCAGCATCAAATGTGGGCTGCGCAGTATTACCATTTCGAACGTCCGAATCGCTGGGTTACTTCTGGTGGCCTAGGGACGATGGGCTTTGGTTTCCCAGCTGCGATCGGTGCCCAATTGGGAGATATGGATTCGACAGTCGTTGCCGTTGTAGGCGATGGCGGTTTTCAAATGACCCTTCAAGAGTTATCCGTGCTTCAAGAAAGAAAGCTCCCAGTCAAAGTGCTGATTGTTAATAACCAGGCGCTTGGAATGGTCCGTCAGTGGCAGGAAAAATTTTATGAACAGCGCTATTCCGAATCCATCATTGATGTACAGCCGGATTTTGTAAAGCTAGCTGAAAGCTATCAAATCCCAGGGTATAAATTGGAAACACCAGAAGAAGTTGAAGAGCATCTTCCTAAAATTCTTAAAGATTCACATCCTGCGTTAATTGATTGCAGGGTGCTCCAAAAAGAAAATGTTTATCCGATGATTGCCCCAGGAAAAGGGCTGCACGAAATGATTGGGGTGAAACCATGA
- the leuD gene encoding 3-isopropylmalate dehydratase small subunit, translating to MEPLKQHKGLVYPLNRANIDTDQIIPKQFLKRIERQGFGQFLFYNWRFNEDGALRDDFSLNDLKYKDASIMVAGENFGCGSSREHAPWAIQDYGFKVVIASSFADIFYNNCFKNGILPIQLSQTETKEIIEKAEQQSLSLFVDLKSQVVQDDEGFSATFDIQPYQKEMLLNGWDEISVTLTYEDKIDQFEKA from the coding sequence ATGGAACCGTTGAAACAGCACAAAGGTTTAGTTTATCCATTAAATCGTGCCAATATTGATACGGATCAAATTATTCCTAAGCAGTTTCTTAAACGTATTGAACGACAGGGATTTGGTCAATTTCTCTTTTACAATTGGCGTTTTAACGAAGATGGAGCACTGCGTGACGACTTTTCCTTGAATGATCTTAAGTACAAAGATGCCTCTATTATGGTAGCAGGGGAAAACTTTGGCTGCGGCTCATCTCGTGAACACGCACCGTGGGCCATACAGGATTACGGGTTTAAAGTGGTGATCGCGTCAAGCTTTGCAGACATTTTTTATAACAATTGTTTTAAAAATGGTATTCTGCCAATCCAATTATCACAAACGGAAACGAAAGAAATAATTGAAAAGGCTGAACAGCAGTCTCTATCACTGTTTGTAGATCTTAAATCTCAGGTAGTGCAGGATGACGAAGGATTCAGTGCCACCTTTGACATCCAGCCTTACCAGAAGGAAATGCTTCTAAATGGTTGGGATGAAATATCAGTTACCTTAACCTATGAAGATAAAATTGACCAATTCGAAAAAGCATAA
- the leuB gene encoding 3-isopropylmalate dehydrogenase: MKKHIVMLPGDGIGQEVTKAAKKVLEAVAERYHHTFTFESHEIGGAAIDSQGTPLPEDTVAACKKADAILLGAVGGPQWDHLPGHMRPEKGLLGIRKKMELFANLRPIKGFKQLLHASPLKEEVVSGSDLLIVRELTGGLYFGEPSERRNGGKEVVDTLAYSHSEIVRIVDQAFQSARVRRKHLTSVDKANVLESSRMWREVVEEKSKEYPDVTVEHMLVDAAAMKLITSPSSFDVIVTENMFGDILSDEASVLTGSLGMLPSASIRSDGVGLYEPVHGSAPDIAGQNKANPLAAILSAAMMLKYSFQLEEEAEQVENAVKEVLDARFHTADLAVHDGVEVSGSEMAAKVIEQISSNDTTENIMRCYA; the protein is encoded by the coding sequence ATGAAGAAGCATATCGTTATGCTGCCTGGTGATGGGATCGGGCAAGAAGTTACAAAAGCAGCAAAAAAAGTACTGGAAGCTGTTGCTGAGCGTTACCATCATACGTTTACATTTGAGTCACACGAAATAGGAGGGGCAGCCATAGACAGCCAGGGTACCCCGCTGCCGGAAGATACAGTGGCGGCATGCAAAAAAGCAGATGCCATTCTTTTAGGAGCGGTGGGTGGCCCGCAATGGGACCACCTGCCTGGTCATATGCGTCCAGAAAAAGGTCTCTTAGGCATCCGTAAAAAAATGGAGCTGTTCGCAAACCTTAGACCGATTAAAGGATTTAAGCAGCTGCTCCATGCCTCACCATTAAAAGAAGAAGTCGTTTCAGGCAGTGATTTGTTAATTGTAAGAGAATTGACCGGAGGGTTGTATTTTGGAGAGCCGAGCGAACGACGCAACGGTGGGAAAGAAGTGGTTGACACCCTTGCTTACTCACACAGTGAAATCGTTCGGATTGTTGATCAAGCTTTCCAAAGTGCCCGTGTGAGACGCAAGCACCTCACTTCTGTAGATAAAGCAAATGTTCTAGAATCGAGCCGAATGTGGCGTGAAGTTGTGGAAGAAAAGAGCAAAGAATATCCAGACGTCACAGTTGAGCATATGTTAGTCGATGCTGCTGCGATGAAGCTGATCACAAGCCCTTCTTCCTTTGACGTCATTGTGACAGAAAACATGTTCGGTGACATTCTCAGCGATGAAGCTTCCGTTTTGACTGGCTCCTTGGGTATGCTGCCATCAGCAAGTATCAGAAGTGACGGAGTAGGGCTGTATGAACCGGTTCACGGGTCAGCGCCGGATATTGCGGGGCAGAATAAAGCCAATCCGCTCGCGGCTATCCTCTCCGCTGCCATGATGCTTAAGTATTCTTTTCAATTAGAAGAAGAAGCCGAACAAGTGGAAAACGCAGTAAAAGAGGTACTGGATGCCCGTTTCCACACGGCTGACCTAGCTGTACACGATGGAGTGGAAGTAAGCGGAAGTGAAATGGCGGCAAAAGTGATTGAACAGATCAGTTCTAACGATACTACGGAAAACATTATGAGGTGTTATGCCTAA
- the ilvN gene encoding acetolactate synthase small subunit: MKRIVTAMVHNRSGVLNRVTGLLAKRQFNIESISVGRTEKEGVSKMTFVVEVEDERKLEQLTKQLNKQIDVLKVSDITDKAIVARELAMIKVISGPQVRSEIQGIIEPFRATVIDVSKESMTVQVTGASDKVDAIIELLRPYGIKELARTGLTAFTRGQQPQMTEIKSYSLLK; encoded by the coding sequence ATGAAACGAATCGTAACCGCGATGGTCCATAATCGCAGTGGAGTCTTAAACAGAGTCACTGGTTTGTTAGCGAAGCGTCAATTTAACATTGAGAGCATTTCTGTTGGCCGTACTGAAAAAGAAGGGGTCTCTAAAATGACCTTTGTCGTAGAAGTCGAAGATGAGAGAAAACTCGAGCAGCTGACAAAGCAGCTGAATAAACAAATCGATGTCCTGAAAGTATCTGATATTACAGATAAGGCCATTGTGGCAAGGGAGCTGGCGATGATCAAAGTCATCAGCGGCCCGCAAGTTCGAAGTGAGATTCAGGGCATTATTGAACCTTTCCGAGCTACTGTGATTGACGTCAGCAAGGAAAGCATGACCGTTCAAGTCACAGGGGCTTCCGACAAAGTGGATGCCATTATTGAATTGCTCAGACCATACGGCATCAAGGAATTAGCAAGAACAGGTTTGACAGCTTTTACCCGCGGCCAGCAGCCGCAAATGACAGAGATAAAATCTTACTCTTTACTAAAATAA
- the ilvA gene encoding threonine ammonia-lyase, whose protein sequence is MDAHEKLQEVVHRTPLETSSTLNQQTDQNVYFKMENQQKTGAFKVRGASYKVASLAKEEADCGVIAASAGNHAQGVAMAASKRGIKATIFMPEATPKAKIQATEGYGASIVLTGESFQEAYKAALEEQKRSGATFVHPFDDFDVMAGQGTIAVEMLQQQPELERLIVPIGGGGLISGVAFAAKQLKPEIEIIGVQSAKAPATYNAFYKTGPQKLTSCSTIADGIAVKERGRLTFQCIQKYVDRVVKVDEHYIAKAMLQLLEREKTLVEGAGATALAALLDEDANWKKKHTGVILSGGNMDIAKLPTIHKLAAPKKIVIA, encoded by the coding sequence ATGGATGCACATGAAAAGTTGCAGGAGGTTGTACACCGCACTCCTCTTGAAACTTCTTCTACGCTTAATCAGCAAACAGATCAAAACGTTTATTTTAAAATGGAAAACCAGCAGAAAACAGGCGCCTTCAAGGTCAGAGGAGCTTCATACAAAGTCGCTAGTCTGGCTAAGGAGGAAGCGGACTGTGGAGTGATCGCTGCTTCTGCAGGAAACCATGCACAGGGAGTAGCCATGGCAGCTTCAAAAAGAGGGATAAAAGCTACGATCTTTATGCCGGAAGCGACTCCTAAAGCAAAAATACAAGCCACAGAAGGCTATGGAGCGAGCATTGTTCTTACTGGCGAGTCTTTTCAAGAGGCATACAAGGCTGCACTGGAAGAACAGAAACGGAGCGGCGCTACCTTTGTTCACCCGTTTGATGATTTTGACGTCATGGCGGGACAAGGGACGATTGCTGTCGAAATGCTTCAGCAGCAGCCAGAGCTAGAGAGACTGATTGTACCGATCGGTGGTGGAGGTCTAATTAGTGGAGTGGCATTTGCCGCTAAACAATTAAAGCCTGAGATTGAAATCATCGGTGTTCAATCGGCGAAGGCGCCAGCCACTTATAATGCTTTCTATAAAACAGGTCCACAAAAGCTGACTTCGTGCTCCACTATAGCTGATGGGATTGCTGTGAAAGAAAGAGGAAGACTAACCTTTCAGTGTATTCAAAAATACGTGGATCGGGTAGTTAAAGTCGATGAACATTATATTGCTAAGGCTATGCTGCAGCTGCTCGAAAGGGAGAAAACCTTAGTAGAAGGGGCTGGAGCAACTGCTCTTGCAGCGCTTCTGGATGAAGATGCTAATTGGAAGAAAAAGCACACGGGAGTAATACTGAGTGGAGGTAACATGGACATCGCTAAACTGCCAACGATCCACAAGCTAGCAGCTCCTAAAAAAATAGTGATCGCGTAA